From the genome of Candidatus Nitrosocosmicus oleophilus, one region includes:
- a CDS encoding DUF2382 domain-containing protein gives MSGKDESIKSKNINLDGVIKKEVIGIDGLDLGKVIEIGNTFVVTQRGLIDKKKYHLPVSSIESFDGEILKLKINESDLKSYEQIEDNLFEGYSSFKASDMSQEVQTIIPLIDENLEVTKKTIEENMQIIKEPIKETNKVEIELIYDKLTITKRPFKENTVRKKDEPISYESDGDLSVTQIEKNEEKEEWRRQDETMEISMTLEREEPLIVKRSRVKGEVVVKKETLFEKKTITEELIQEHMKSNDIEPTRVKEEQTLN, from the coding sequence GTGTCTGGTAAGGATGAATCAATAAAGTCTAAGAATATTAATCTTGACGGGGTCATAAAGAAAGAAGTTATAGGAATTGACGGACTCGATTTAGGAAAAGTTATAGAGATAGGGAATACATTTGTTGTCACCCAAAGAGGTTTAATAGATAAGAAAAAATATCATCTCCCAGTTTCATCAATAGAAAGTTTTGATGGAGAAATTTTGAAATTGAAGATCAATGAATCTGATCTAAAAAGTTACGAACAAATAGAGGATAATTTATTCGAAGGATACTCATCTTTTAAAGCATCAGACATGTCACAAGAGGTACAGACAATTATTCCACTGATTGATGAGAATTTAGAAGTAACTAAAAAGACGATAGAGGAGAATATGCAGATAATAAAAGAACCAATTAAGGAAACTAACAAAGTAGAGATTGAGTTAATATATGATAAATTAACAATAACAAAAAGGCCTTTTAAGGAAAATACTGTTAGAAAGAAAGATGAGCCCATTTCTTATGAATCAGATGGTGATTTATCGGTTACTCAAATAGAGAAAAACGAGGAGAAAGAGGAGTGGAGAAGACAGGATGAAACTATGGAAATAAGCATGACGCTTGAAAGAGAAGAACCCCTTATAGTGAAAAGATCTCGAGTTAAAGGAGAAGTAGTAGTAAAGAAAGAAACTTTGTTTGAAAAAAAGACAATAACAGAGGAATTGATTCAAGAGCACATGAAATCAAACGATATCGAACCTACAAGAGTAAAAGAGGAGCAGACATTAAACTAG
- a CDS encoding manganese catalase family protein, with protein sequence MFLSVKRIPHPIPPADKPDPKAAQALQEGLGGQFGEMRTMMQYFFQNMNFRGDAKPYQDLLRSIATEEMGHVEQITNTINILLEGASTNTNNPNELPLSVALESPNIHHFLVAAQSARPVDAAGNPWSASYVYDSGNLVLNMLYNLMLEATGRLQKCRLYEMCDNKAFRSTVSYLIVRDLVHEKVFAKALETLGVDWGKSLPVPRIDTSKMPEVRDLENKNLHNQMWTFTNKGEKSLLEKIFKGDSPFDDGGTLEVIEGFPAGVEIPSMPEAPQEFSPGLDAALMKLAKKL encoded by the coding sequence ATGTTTTTATCAGTAAAAAGAATACCTCATCCAATACCTCCAGCAGATAAGCCTGATCCAAAAGCTGCTCAAGCCTTACAGGAAGGCTTAGGAGGTCAGTTCGGAGAGATGCGTACAATGATGCAATACTTCTTTCAAAATATGAATTTCAGAGGAGATGCTAAACCTTATCAAGATTTACTAAGAAGTATAGCTACTGAAGAGATGGGACATGTTGAACAAATAACAAATACTATAAACATTCTTTTGGAAGGAGCTTCGACTAACACAAATAATCCAAATGAACTTCCTTTATCAGTAGCATTGGAATCGCCAAACATTCACCACTTTTTAGTTGCAGCTCAAAGTGCTCGCCCTGTAGACGCAGCTGGAAATCCTTGGTCTGCTTCTTATGTATATGATAGTGGAAATCTTGTGCTTAACATGTTGTATAATTTGATGCTTGAGGCTACAGGAAGATTACAAAAGTGTCGATTGTATGAAATGTGTGATAATAAAGCTTTTAGATCAACAGTCTCCTATTTAATCGTAAGAGATTTAGTTCACGAAAAGGTTTTTGCTAAAGCATTGGAAACTCTTGGAGTAGATTGGGGCAAGTCATTACCTGTTCCAAGAATAGATACATCTAAGATGCCAGAAGTTAGAGATTTAGAAAACAAGAATTTGCATAATCAGATGTGGACATTTACAAATAAGGGAGAAAAATCTCTATTAGAAAAAATATTCAAGGGTGATTCACCATTTGATGATGGTGGTACTCTTGAGGTAATAGAGGGATTCCCTGCAGGTGTCGAAATACCTAGCATGCCAGAAGCTCCTCAGGAATTTTCTCCAGGGTTGGATGCAGCTCTAATGAAATTGGCAAAGAAATTATAA
- a CDS encoding patatin-like phospholipase family protein, giving the protein MSNLNKYHIPRVQRALVLQGGGALGAYQVGVFKSLYEKIKEIQDVSNKKDVPLFDIIAGTSIGAINGAILVSYFVENKTWDGASEKLEKFWKYLSTSTPNIKEASKQWKIEHEKGNPSIASEESARRYYSVKEFSKTGVEKVFKPIYPPKQDNKFCDSQNQWLVYDNQPLRNSIEKFGRFPIATSFEKGEPRLLVVSVDVAEGTTVTFDSYENEQGKRESEYGDSHLGKSITVHYDKGIDIKHLIASSTVPEAYAYEDVEQRKFWDGGLLSNTPIKEVVYAHQRFWEKKIGSQNLENSFRVKLMRTEMDNYRSKSPEQQPIQRIPDLEIYIVNLLDPKQNSSNSVENKVPQDFDGVKGRHIDIKLGKAYDPKIDGLHADYVNLIEKLIALGQNDELLGEKIDRILDEYTPRRFLTEEAKRNIDILKNTFKITKIVQIQRKDDDNSVSGKLADFTSETIDRLIKEGYQDAMGR; this is encoded by the coding sequence ATGTCAAACTTAAACAAATATCATATTCCTCGAGTTCAAAGAGCATTAGTTTTGCAAGGGGGTGGAGCTTTAGGTGCTTACCAAGTCGGTGTTTTTAAAAGCCTCTATGAAAAAATCAAAGAAATTCAAGATGTTAGTAATAAAAAAGATGTTCCATTATTTGACATTATTGCAGGAACCTCGATTGGAGCCATCAATGGTGCCATCCTTGTCAGTTATTTTGTTGAAAATAAAACGTGGGATGGTGCTTCAGAAAAGCTTGAGAAATTTTGGAAGTATTTGTCAACTTCTACGCCAAACATAAAAGAGGCGTCAAAACAATGGAAAATAGAGCACGAAAAAGGAAATCCCTCAATAGCATCAGAAGAATCTGCACGAAGATACTATTCAGTAAAAGAATTTTCTAAAACAGGTGTGGAAAAAGTATTCAAACCCATTTATCCTCCAAAACAAGATAATAAATTTTGTGATTCTCAAAACCAATGGCTTGTATATGATAACCAACCATTAAGAAATAGCATAGAGAAGTTTGGTAGATTTCCTATCGCCACAAGCTTTGAAAAAGGAGAACCAAGATTACTTGTTGTGAGTGTTGACGTTGCCGAAGGAACCACAGTTACATTTGACAGCTATGAGAATGAGCAAGGAAAAAGAGAATCAGAATATGGTGATTCTCATTTAGGAAAGTCCATAACCGTACATTACGACAAGGGTATAGACATCAAACATCTTATAGCAAGTTCAACCGTACCTGAAGCCTATGCTTATGAAGATGTAGAGCAACGTAAGTTCTGGGATGGAGGACTCTTAAGTAATACTCCAATTAAAGAAGTGGTATATGCACATCAGAGATTTTGGGAAAAAAAAATAGGTTCTCAAAATCTTGAAAATTCGTTTCGAGTAAAACTAATGCGTACAGAGATGGATAATTACAGAAGTAAATCGCCAGAGCAACAACCGATCCAAAGAATTCCTGATTTGGAAATATATATTGTGAATTTGTTAGACCCTAAACAAAACAGTAGTAATTCTGTTGAAAACAAGGTCCCACAAGATTTTGATGGAGTCAAAGGTAGGCATATTGATATAAAACTTGGTAAAGCATATGACCCAAAAATAGATGGCCTCCATGCAGACTATGTTAATTTAATTGAAAAGTTGATAGCTCTTGGACAGAATGATGAATTACTAGGGGAGAAAATTGATAGAATATTAGATGAATATACGCCCAGACGATTTCTTACCGAAGAAGCTAAAAGGAATATCGATATACTTAAGAATACTTTTAAAATAACTAAAATAGTTCAAATACAACGCAAAGATGATGATAATAGTGTTTCAGGAAAACTTGCTGACTTTACATCTGAAACTATAGACAGGTTAATCAAAGAAGGATATCAAGATGCCATGGGCAGGTAA
- a CDS encoding DUF1264 domain-containing protein → MGIYVIAFPIEQYSNVKAQTQSKNTTTSPPSITPMNATQLNAASANVSKPVDGYGSPPTGPLTAVRHVFVDPTLRVYHFCKLDDKIMMVCQLYDSSSPNATLIGVEYMIDSKTYQALPDREKANWHYHKDELSPDRANQKSPLLNDLQQKEWLVKLSESYGKVILNWNPLDTLPVFPSQIEQIQHPLMVNQTVNNNTEKYVGSFNQTLDY, encoded by the coding sequence ATGGGGATCTATGTTATCGCATTTCCCATAGAACAGTACAGTAACGTCAAAGCACAAACACAATCTAAAAACACTACCACTTCTCCTCCTTCTATTACACCTATGAACGCTACTCAACTAAATGCTGCTTCCGCTAATGTTTCAAAACCGGTTGATGGTTATGGCAGCCCTCCCACTGGTCCATTAACGGCTGTACGGCACGTGTTTGTCGATCCTACTCTCCGAGTATATCATTTTTGTAAACTTGATGATAAAATCATGATGGTGTGTCAACTATATGACAGCAGTTCTCCAAATGCAACATTAATTGGAGTAGAGTATATGATCGATTCTAAAACATATCAAGCATTACCGGATAGAGAAAAAGCAAACTGGCATTATCATAAAGATGAGCTTTCTCCAGACAGAGCAAATCAAAAGTCCCCATTACTAAATGATTTACAACAAAAAGAATGGCTAGTGAAATTATCAGAGTCATATGGGAAGGTTATACTGAACTGGAATCCTCTTGATACATTACCTGTTTTCCCATCACAAATTGAACAAATACAACATCCTTTAATGGTTAATCAAACAGTCAATAATAATACTGAAAAATATGTTGGAAGCTTTAACCAAACATTAGACTACTGA
- a CDS encoding thiamine pyrophosphate-binding protein, whose amino-acid sequence MDEYENFKTADIVAEALIDWGVEVVFGLPGDGINGFIEALRQRQDKIKFVLVRHEESAAFMACAYAKYTKKLGVCVATSGPGAIHLLNGLYDAKLDSAPVLAITGSTYSDLIGSNYQQDVNLLQLFSDVAIYNNMINSPEHAEMAVDIACRNALGRKSVSHLTIPIDVQEQKLKGKYSPHKVKGHTSDIFNHDVIPSPELLRKAANILNEGKKIVILVGQGALDAGNEVTAISERLGAPVVKALLGKAVISDYSPYSLGGIGMLGTSPASDAMNEADTILMIGTSFPYIDYLPKPGQAKGIQIDIVPERIGLRYPVDIGLVGDAKQTLSCMIPMLNKRQNKKENEFLVSKKKQ is encoded by the coding sequence ATGGATGAATACGAGAACTTTAAAACAGCTGATATCGTGGCTGAGGCCCTCATCGATTGGGGTGTAGAGGTTGTCTTCGGGTTGCCGGGTGATGGTATCAATGGTTTTATTGAGGCACTTAGACAGAGACAAGATAAAATAAAGTTTGTTTTGGTAAGGCATGAAGAATCTGCAGCGTTTATGGCTTGCGCTTATGCTAAATATACAAAAAAGTTAGGAGTATGTGTTGCTACATCCGGGCCAGGTGCCATCCATCTTTTAAATGGACTCTATGATGCCAAACTTGACAGCGCTCCTGTCTTGGCCATTACTGGTTCAACTTATTCTGATCTCATAGGCTCAAACTATCAACAAGATGTCAATCTTTTGCAGTTGTTTTCTGATGTAGCTATATATAATAACATGATAAATTCGCCAGAACATGCCGAAATGGCAGTAGATATTGCATGCAGAAATGCTTTAGGCCGTAAAAGTGTGAGTCATTTGACCATTCCCATAGATGTTCAGGAGCAAAAACTAAAAGGCAAATATTCACCCCATAAGGTAAAAGGCCATACGTCAGACATCTTTAATCATGATGTTATTCCAAGTCCAGAATTACTAAGAAAGGCCGCAAATATCCTTAATGAGGGAAAGAAGATTGTGATCTTGGTTGGACAAGGAGCTTTAGATGCAGGCAACGAGGTTACTGCTATTTCTGAACGGCTAGGCGCCCCAGTAGTCAAAGCCCTTTTAGGCAAGGCTGTAATTTCAGATTATAGCCCATACAGTCTTGGAGGTATCGGTATGTTAGGAACGAGTCCTGCAAGTGACGCAATGAATGAAGCAGATACGATATTAATGATAGGAACCTCTTTTCCTTATATTGATTATCTTCCAAAGCCAGGTCAAGCAAAAGGAATTCAAATTGACATTGTACCAGAGAGAATTGGATTGCGATATCCGGTGGATATAGGGTTAGTTGGAGACGCCAAACAAACCCTGAGTTGTATGATTCCTATGTTAAACAAAAGACAGAATAAAAAAGAAAATGAATTTTTAGTATCAAAAAAAAAACAATGA
- a CDS encoding magnesium transporter CorA family protein, protein MTIHSPNVDLISPIKHIFEPKNKKLKDPNIDALYYTIISEVIGKYEHLLTSIEHTITDLEQKFLYKKPSKSMFSYLDTVAKQIIILRRHFWYTHDIMNFLSHTQADKDEIKYLRMAYDDINQLIELIESYRDTINSTRDLYIANVSLQLSDTMRILTIFSVILLPLTLIVGIYRMNGLDLSHLNNIPSGFVIVILTMGVIVLLLLLFFKHKQWIFIKEREESVLS, encoded by the coding sequence ATAACTATCCATTCTCCCAATGTTGATTTGATAAGTCCTATAAAACATATATTTGAACCGAAAAACAAAAAATTAAAAGATCCAAATATCGATGCTTTATATTATACAATAATTAGCGAGGTTATAGGAAAATATGAACATCTGTTAACTTCAATAGAACATACTATTACTGATCTTGAGCAAAAGTTTTTGTATAAAAAGCCTTCAAAAAGCATGTTCAGTTATTTAGATACTGTGGCAAAGCAAATTATTATTTTAAGGAGGCATTTTTGGTATACACACGATATAATGAATTTTCTTTCACATACTCAAGCAGATAAGGATGAAATTAAATATTTACGTATGGCTTACGATGACATAAATCAGCTAATTGAACTAATAGAATCATATAGAGATACCATAAATTCAACACGAGATTTGTATATTGCAAACGTTTCCCTACAATTAAGCGATACTATGAGAATTTTGACTATTTTTAGTGTGATATTATTGCCATTGACATTGATAGTGGGTATTTATAGAATGAATGGACTGGATTTATCACATCTAAATAATATACCGTCAGGTTTTGTCATTGTTATTTTAACTATGGGGGTTATTGTCTTACTGTTACTGCTATTCTTTAAACATAAACAATGGATCTTCATTAAGGAAAGGGAAGAAAGTGTATTGTCATGA
- a CDS encoding DUF2382 domain-containing protein has product MNNNSIVPHDNIITPIKDSLPSRDINSQLKEVIVERIPIHAEEFEVTKEVTETKLYLEKRWIKSTKKIEVPINYEEMFINGKEFDSYSHNELVEIYSKVKEKISEVFNPNQTEVDANQHDKRRSGYNRHYPNDLDIQLQKDEDTTKTTLLPTEKESSQSEKKPLLSNSEDSTVNSQIQLSDNINNNNSFEEEEQIIPIWGEQVIIDKKMVKLGEITIKKSRIVEKRHVNVEVRKEKVTVKYPDGKKEEFT; this is encoded by the coding sequence ATGAATAACAATTCTATAGTCCCGCATGACAATATAATTACCCCGATTAAAGATAGTCTTCCTTCCCGGGACATTAATTCGCAACTAAAAGAAGTAATTGTAGAAAGAATTCCGATCCATGCGGAAGAATTTGAGGTTACGAAAGAGGTTACAGAGACGAAACTATATTTGGAAAAAAGGTGGATAAAATCAACAAAAAAAATTGAAGTCCCTATAAATTATGAGGAGATGTTCATAAATGGAAAAGAATTTGACTCTTACAGTCACAATGAATTAGTTGAGATTTATTCAAAAGTTAAGGAAAAAATTTCAGAAGTGTTTAATCCTAACCAAACTGAAGTAGATGCGAATCAACACGATAAGAGAAGGAGTGGATATAATCGCCATTACCCAAATGATTTGGACATACAGCTACAAAAGGATGAAGATACAACAAAAACAACATTGCTTCCTACTGAGAAGGAGTCTAGTCAGAGTGAAAAAAAGCCATTACTGTCTAATTCTGAAGATAGTACAGTTAATAGTCAGATCCAACTTTCTGACAATATCAATAACAATAATAGCTTTGAAGAAGAGGAACAAATTATTCCTATTTGGGGAGAACAAGTAATAATAGATAAAAAAATGGTAAAGCTTGGAGAAATAACAATTAAAAAATCTCGAATTGTTGAAAAGCGTCACGTTAACGTAGAAGTTAGAAAGGAAAAAGTTACTGTCAAATATCCTGATGGCAAGAAGGAAGAATTTACCTAA
- a CDS encoding YsnF/AvaK domain-containing protein — MSSENNNEIKWDEVIGKEALGENGIDFGTIKVISGDYIVTEVGMFNKKIYHLPKTSVKHFNGVFLNFSLNESDLQTYEQKIGGSVFNDSSSSGSPDKIRREEMSIPLISQDLNVTKNITEDNIKITKEPIRESKNVEIELMHENVTIERRDIIMNDNSFDKGTNINSNKNDTSNQEPPQEAESEDSMYSKKEFLIPIKKEEPVITKKSFVREEVIVKKKPRTETKTIAEEITKEEIKYDSEAIEKNRPGIPL, encoded by the coding sequence ATGTCATCTGAAAATAACAATGAGATCAAATGGGATGAAGTTATAGGAAAGGAAGCACTAGGTGAGAATGGCATAGACTTTGGTACGATTAAAGTAATATCAGGCGACTATATCGTTACCGAAGTGGGTATGTTTAATAAGAAAATATACCATCTACCGAAAACTTCTGTGAAACACTTTAATGGAGTTTTCCTAAACTTCTCGCTAAATGAGTCAGATCTCCAAACTTATGAACAAAAGATTGGGGGAAGTGTCTTTAATGATAGTTCTTCCTCAGGATCACCGGATAAGATAAGGAGAGAAGAAATGTCAATCCCATTGATAAGTCAAGATCTAAATGTAACCAAGAACATTACTGAAGATAATATAAAAATTACAAAAGAACCTATAAGGGAAAGTAAGAATGTAGAGATCGAGTTAATGCATGAAAATGTAACAATTGAAAGAAGAGATATCATAATGAATGATAATTCATTTGACAAAGGAACAAATATTAATTCAAACAAGAATGATACTTCCAATCAAGAACCCCCTCAGGAAGCCGAGAGCGAAGATTCAATGTATTCAAAGAAAGAATTTTTGATTCCAATCAAGAAAGAAGAGCCTGTAATTACAAAAAAATCCTTTGTTAGAGAGGAAGTAATAGTAAAGAAAAAACCGAGAACTGAAACTAAAACAATAGCAGAAGAAATAACAAAAGAAGAGATTAAGTATGACAGTGAAGCAATAGAAAAAAACAGACCCGGAATCCCTCTATAA
- a CDS encoding IS5-like element ISThar1 family transposase: MIDWPSYNRSLVQRGEILFSYDFLDGWGSEIENMNINKKGKPFVFPDSFILAIGYIRYLFHLPYRQTQGIIKATGKRLPANPPSYGHICKRINKLNIDIKRDKMDDDDDLIISIDSTGIKITTRGQWMDEKWNTQNRKGYLKIHVAVDIKTRKIIALEVTDEKVHDGKMLKKLVNHVLDSREPNTVKIKSVLADGAYDSNPNFVYLEDKKINPGIKVRRNSIVSPKNNRLRNNEVKLQAKDLLKWKTKRKYGQRWISETVFSAIKRMFGEYTSANRFQNMVKEIMIKVSLYNIFRRI, encoded by the coding sequence GTGATAGACTGGCCCTCTTACAATCGCTCATTAGTTCAACGCGGTGAGATCCTCTTCTCGTATGATTTCCTTGATGGTTGGGGTTCAGAGATAGAGAATATGAATATAAACAAAAAGGGTAAACCATTTGTATTTCCAGATTCTTTCATCTTGGCCATTGGTTACATTCGCTATTTATTTCACCTACCATACAGACAAACCCAAGGTATAATTAAGGCCACAGGAAAAAGGTTACCTGCTAATCCACCAAGTTATGGTCACATCTGTAAACGAATCAACAAGCTAAACATCGATATTAAAAGAGACAAGATGGATGACGATGATGACCTAATAATATCAATAGACAGTACAGGTATCAAGATTACTACCAGAGGTCAGTGGATGGATGAGAAATGGAATACACAAAATAGAAAAGGATATCTCAAGATCCACGTTGCTGTAGACATAAAGACCAGGAAAATCATTGCTTTGGAAGTGACAGATGAGAAGGTACATGATGGGAAAATGCTAAAGAAACTAGTCAATCATGTTTTGGATTCGAGAGAACCAAACACTGTAAAGATAAAATCGGTACTAGCTGATGGAGCCTATGATTCAAATCCAAACTTTGTGTATCTTGAGGACAAAAAGATCAATCCAGGTATAAAGGTAAGAAGGAACTCTATTGTTTCTCCTAAAAACAATAGGTTAAGGAACAACGAAGTAAAGTTACAAGCAAAGGATCTGTTGAAATGGAAGACAAAAAGAAAATACGGACAGAGATGGATATCTGAAACTGTGTTCTCAGCTATAAAGAGAATGTTTGGTGAATACACATCAGCAAACAGGTTTCAAAACATGGTAAAGGAGATCATGATAAAAGTATCATTGTATAACATTTTTAGAAGAATATAA
- a CDS encoding thiamine pyrophosphate-dependent enzyme has protein sequence MKKWDSLLKEQGSRTDKPIKPQVIATAVSNELDDDAIISVDSGTNTIWAARYIFVHDKMKFSLSGTLATMGCGLPYAISAKVAFPDRQSVAFVGDGGFTMLMGEFATAVQYDLPIKVVIIKNNTLGMIRWEQMAFLGNPEYAVEFTPINFAKFADECGGKGYSITEPEDVGPIIHQAMKEKKPTIIEAHVDPFDPPMPPKVEPEFVKNIAESFARGQPYASRIGLTLYRNQIHERLRGLHHHNSLKNHDHKRSYNEDKK, from the coding sequence ATGAAAAAATGGGATAGCCTTTTAAAAGAACAAGGCAGCCGTACTGACAAGCCGATTAAACCCCAAGTCATAGCCACAGCCGTTTCCAATGAATTGGATGATGACGCGATAATATCTGTAGATAGCGGAACTAATACGATTTGGGCGGCACGCTATATCTTTGTTCATGATAAAATGAAATTTTCATTATCTGGTACCCTTGCAACAATGGGATGCGGGTTGCCGTATGCAATATCAGCCAAAGTAGCGTTTCCTGACCGACAATCAGTAGCTTTCGTCGGGGATGGGGGTTTTACTATGTTAATGGGGGAGTTTGCTACAGCAGTTCAATATGATTTGCCAATCAAGGTTGTAATAATAAAAAACAATACTTTGGGAATGATAAGATGGGAACAAATGGCTTTTCTGGGAAATCCAGAATATGCTGTAGAATTTACACCTATCAATTTCGCAAAGTTTGCTGACGAATGTGGTGGAAAAGGTTATTCTATTACAGAGCCCGAAGATGTAGGACCAATAATTCATCAAGCTATGAAGGAAAAAAAACCTACAATTATAGAAGCACACGTAGATCCATTTGATCCTCCCATGCCTCCAAAAGTAGAACCTGAGTTTGTAAAGAATATTGCGGAATCATTTGCAAGGGGACAACCCTATGCCTCTAGGATTGGGCTAACACTCTATAGAAATCAGATCCACGAAAGATTAAGAGGTCTCCATCATCACAATTCATTAAAAAATCATGATCACAAGCGTTCTTATAATGAAGATAAAAAGTGA
- a CDS encoding alpha/beta fold hydrolase, producing MKIKNNDKIIVVASFILVALGLFVCFISLQQIYFEVSATPTSTNSNATKPLPVLLIHGYLSDASTWKKWEDLLKKDNIPVFPITFTQSDDKCGSAAEHAKELSSQIANVKDQTGQNKVNIVGHSKGGLDARMYLGNSTQDVANLIMIGTPNAGSPLAVNNDVCAPAIYDLKPGAQVTKVKENPNTKYYTIAGEWNPDAGNCDLLAPIQQGGYDSLPKPNDGMVPISSVESLEYSDSLGHSKSCHSNLLSEYEYGLAKAVLIGNR from the coding sequence TTGAAGATTAAAAACAATGATAAAATTATAGTTGTGGCCTCTTTTATTTTAGTTGCTTTAGGTTTGTTTGTTTGTTTTATATCACTTCAACAAATTTATTTTGAAGTTTCAGCTACCCCCACTTCTACAAATAGTAATGCAACTAAACCATTACCTGTTCTCTTGATACATGGTTATTTATCAGATGCATCCACATGGAAAAAGTGGGAAGATTTGTTAAAAAAAGACAATATTCCAGTTTTCCCCATAACTTTTACCCAATCCGATGATAAATGTGGTTCAGCTGCCGAACATGCGAAAGAATTATCCAGTCAAATTGCTAATGTCAAAGATCAAACTGGTCAAAATAAAGTCAATATAGTTGGTCATAGCAAAGGCGGTTTAGATGCTAGGATGTATTTGGGAAATAGTACTCAGGATGTGGCTAATTTAATAATGATAGGAACTCCTAATGCGGGATCTCCATTAGCAGTAAATAATGATGTATGTGCACCTGCAATATACGATCTAAAACCAGGGGCTCAAGTTACAAAAGTAAAAGAGAATCCAAATACAAAATATTATACTATTGCAGGTGAATGGAATCCTGATGCTGGAAACTGCGATCTATTGGCACCTATCCAACAAGGTGGATATGACAGTCTTCCAAAACCTAATGATGGCATGGTCCCAATATCCAGTGTAGAATCATTAGAATATTCAGATAGTCTTGGACACAGTAAAAGTTGTCACTCTAATTTATTAAGTGAATACGAGTATGGTTTAGCAAAAGCTGTTCTCATAGGAAACAGGTGA
- a CDS encoding DUF6789 family protein produces MTNQKAVKIVLFGALGGIIASIAMYPFLFLTTSMMGLPLDDLSIARGMAISNINDNYYLNLTLGIVMHLLTGAIAGVIFAIIVSTVKKLATINLKRGITEGVIYSIIIFIVLFIPTTLGMVLPNLFDLMNQSNPTQSNFEDRQTVEQNLIPIYGFGFIAHIIFGIILGLVITLLIFKGQVIQKS; encoded by the coding sequence ATGACAAATCAAAAAGCGGTCAAAATAGTTTTGTTTGGAGCATTAGGAGGAATCATTGCAAGCATAGCCATGTATCCATTTCTTTTTCTTACTACAAGTATGATGGGGCTTCCTCTGGATGACTTGTCCATAGCCAGAGGTATGGCAATAAGCAATATCAATGATAATTATTATCTTAATTTGACATTGGGTATTGTAATGCATTTGCTTACTGGGGCAATTGCAGGTGTAATATTTGCCATTATAGTATCTACAGTGAAGAAACTTGCAACCATAAATCTTAAAAGAGGAATAACAGAAGGAGTCATTTATTCGATAATCATTTTCATAGTTTTGTTTATTCCCACTACTTTGGGTATGGTTCTACCAAATCTCTTTGATTTAATGAACCAATCTAATCCCACCCAAAGTAATTTTGAAGATCGCCAAACTGTTGAACAAAATCTCATTCCCATTTACGGGTTTGGTTTTATTGCACATATCATATTTGGAATAATATTAGGACTAGTGATTACATTGTTGATTTTTAAGGGTCAGGTGATTCAAAAGAGTTAA